The genomic interval AGTaggtaatcatcatctccctagcattatcccgttttccacaggatccgcttaaataacctgaagatttgacaggtccggtttttacagaagcgactgcctgtctaaccttccaacccgcgaagggaaatccagcccaatacaggttaagtgacatacctccgaaaatttatttctcgggaatgtgggtttcctcacaatgttttccttcaccgctgtgcacgtgataatcatttatgatccaaacgcgaattcgaagacaaattcgacaatcattggttgaggcctttgctggattcgaacctgcgatctcaaagtgagaggcaagcgttctaccaactcggCTACCACGACTCCTGGCCAACTAGTAGGTAATAAGTTACATATACCATACCCTAGACATTCCATACAATCTATCATTCACGTCAAATCATTCACTTTGTTAATCGCTTTCTATTTTGTTCTGCTGATATGCAATCGGTCCCTGagtggtataagaagaccaggtatgctcgaAACTGACAgctaataaaataggcatctcactggtatgcaacccgtttgacgtgttctgtcaacttaattctgtcggattattggccaatataaagttTTGGGAGggtctttttaaatttctgcctaaaattgacggttttttttttgcctgtcgattatccgtccctttccttttcgccggataagatataacataaaataaacttagatgggcTTGCGGAAAAATAACGGAAGTTAATttaatgtttgcaatataaaatattaacgtTTTTAATTATCGGTTAACGGATTAATGAAATTACCCAGCTATGGGTTTATGTATGAACATCCATTATGATAATTCTTCACTTCAAATTCTTTCGTCGATTTGCCACACTCAAGTCAATTTACATGACTGAACGTTCGTCTCACCTAAcatcatcattactaatttaaaagccacgctcttgtcggtgtagcattctccattcttgtttatcaaagaccaattccttcacttccttataagacaacGTAcgacttctctttaatctgttccgtgtaagctcttcttggtctttccctccctctctttccttgtaactTGCCTTCTAggtatgatgtttttaataaattcgtcgtgtcttattaagtgtccaatcatcttgcctcttctgtcctcaataactgtcAATATTTGCTTCTTTTCCCTTACCCTAACATAACCTACTGACGGTCGATGTGTGATTTCTGTTTGCTACCTACCTGTttctattataattaagtaagcaCCTAGGACCTAGGtgcttacttaattataataggtCCTAGGTGAATGGTAAAGATTTGTTTTGTGTAAgttctttaaatgtaataatgagaAAGTGTGGCGTATGCCGAAGaagaaggcatcgagacaaacctgtttaggttcagcgatgtttgtaaaccaatttatgtgtaatttataaagtgttataaataaataaaaaaaccctAACCaagattaattattttttcagaaaTACTTCACGCTTCAAACTTCACCTAAGCTGAATCGGACAAAGTGTTCTTAACAGGGCTTAAAAGCGGTTAAGGTTATGCTACCgttattattaaattcaattcaataattTTGTTTCAGACCATGTGTCCATAATTGTCAGTAACAGTataaacttatatacatacTATGTTAGTGGCAATACCGGTTATACCGGTTGTATTGTTATACTGGTATGAAATTACGGCATCGATTTCCTATTGGTCCGTAAAATGGTCCGCTTGTATACCACCGCTTGTATACTTTAACCGATTGTATACCTTAACCGCTTTCAAGCCCTGGTTGTTAGTCTTATACGCCCGTAAGGTACTGAGTGATCAGTTGAGTCATATTTTGTATAACTATTTACTTTAAAGGTGTGCAATGCTTAATCGTCAATATAAAgatatacaattattatgtaaaagtctcgatataattaagtacctatttgaatcgcgtcataataatatatattggccccgattcctgcagacaccgcctaattttattttaggttatatccgtcattttcgtatccgtcgaaaaggaaagggacggatgattcacagctcttaattttaggaagaatgagtaaattaatgtgtcgggttattgactgacgtaaaatttttagacggttggtttagatttgtgcttaaaattgacgtgtgttccataaattttatgcttgtcgattacccgtccctttccttttcggcggataagaaaaggacagatataacttaaaataaaattagatggtatttacaggaattagcaccattgtaagcTTTACACACTGCCTTgggtaaactttattttattttagtttgccaactctaaaaaataataataaatttaataaataataataatttaaataaaaaatagtaatagtGGCTTCATCTGCAAGCAAGAGAACtggcaaatataaattataatgtgagtgattttctttttatattttttaatttttatcctaGCTTCTGGATAGATGGGGCTGAACTTTGTAGGTTACTGCAAGAAACGGAACGTTATATTATTTgtgattttctttttgaaatcataaaacgAAACGTATTGTTCACAATGATTATGTTttgaaaatatgtatatattttttttaaacaatctgtcacataatcagaaacatacgtaacttcgtcacgtccaactacgcTTTTTTTTAAAACGAAGAAAGAAAACGGAATTATATCAGAATGTCTCGAGAAAATGAGAAGAAATCTTtgtttcgtttatttatttcttaaattaattgaacttttttttctatttcttgGCATCTTGGCAATCGTCCAGTAACGTAGTTGGTTAAGCGCCCTCTAACGAGTTCTAGAGaactttctttttaattctaaaaaagaaattaccATTATATTCAAAAATAGTGGACTTACAATGAAAGGTTAGCTGTTTGACAGCTCTAAAAATAGTTTCATCGTTCACTTACTTTTAAAGTTAGTTTTTGAACTCtcaaactaaactaaaatataGTTCGACCCCATTGTGCTTTTATAAACCATGCTGTTGTACTTAAAAGCATAATGATGATGCTTTCAACGTTTCACTCCGTTATAAATATAGCTTGATTAATTTGATAACTATCAGAACACAAAACAGAAacagaaagagtacaataggcggccttattgccaagTAGCAAgtatctcttccaggcaaccacaaTTTAACATTTATGTTAACATTTTTCTGcaatgtctctttcgcactagacaTCCTcgctttattacaaaacgaagactaaaaaaaatatacggtcgaattgagaacctcctccttttttgaagtcggtaaaaataataCCAGGTGTAAAATATTGTCCGCGTCACGGAACTCCCGCGAtcgcggcgctagtgtcgcgAATTCTGCGTAGAGTTactatgacttgtcaattagttccattaaaatacgtggacttctttcgtggcttGGACTATATGTTAAACCTGGTACTTATTCTTTTTATGGTATCGTTTTCTAATAAGGCGGACTATATTTCTATACTTCTGTCAAATCAATCAAGTTAGTTTTTACGGATTGGTGTTTGCTATCacgatatataataataattttcgatGAAGTCACAAAAAGTAGTTTTAAGATTCACTACTTTTTCATTATCTAAGCAAGgtttataaaattgtattttataaaattatacctgGTCATATAATAATTTGTCTACCTACTCTGTGAAAATTATAGCGTGAACTGGGGTtcatgtgataatcattattgaaaactttcacatttataaaaaaatctagcGATAAAACATTGCTAagataaaacaaatgaatattatatacttacgtagtatttttcgaaaataaaaagcaaatatCGTTTTTCTCACATACCTgcaaaaaagaaacatattttctcactttaaaataaatatatgactAACTATTTAAagtttaatagtattttatgcaacagttgtataagaagggtcaaaaaatgcgagtggcgtgagttgcgatgtgagccttggcgaacatcgcaataagagacgccacgagcattttttgacctagttatacaacgttgcatacaatactttttctacgacgacgtaattttaaatgaaacaaaaattatacaaagaaaaattttatttataaaaatgaagatgtaaattttgaatggtattgtgtgatatggtaatattgggtacattggtaggttttactgcagtgttgatattatattttatactttttagtgttttgaaacgaaacacaaaaattttccaatttattttccaacgcgcaggaaaatggcggcaaatgtatacttttttttatagtatatctatggcaccaaacaaagtaaaggtgccagtttccaggtcaaaaaaaaaaaaacaacaacaatgcttttttggcgacattatagtacagttacactttgtaaacaatgcttttataggccatagagcgtacactttttcaaagagtttaattatgtatgtacttatattagactttttggttatttaaatgccagattaaagtagaggagtagaaaaaaacataaacgtattttcattaaataatatagataTTACGAGAAGTGTCCTTTCCAAAATACTGCACAAATCACCATTCCCTATGCATTTATGAATgtcaatattttaataaacaaataggtaataaGTACATTCAttctagaatattctagaaATCCTAAGGTATTTGGAAGTATTCTATGTCAATTTGTTTTtcgaatatatttattgtttcatGTTAAACTGAATTAgtacttgtaaataaataattaaatttaattttgtttttttttcttcttcctaAAATACAGAGGGGAGGGGATATAAAAGATATAAACGGACATTAAATCAACATCATCTAaaaaacattgctatttgacatttgtttgttttgcgtacttacttttatatccgcaaatgtcaaattgcaatattgcttttttagatgagttgcttcacGAGACATTTTGGCGGGagcggaaacgggacggttgctttcttcatggAAAATctaaatacgaagtggtgttttgtggttaaccTAGTCGAAAagcattcgcgatagtgttattatatcggaatattcaataaataaagtgtacctatctattttagcttcgtgccaacaagccgcttcacaactcgaaagtttatgcggacttgagttaattcgtttggggttcggagtaggagtctgctccgagggtgcgggcttaggtttcatcattcatcgtcatcacctttcatcatttcattaatcatcattaagaaaaaaaatacataagatatggctgtatgggcatagttccctttgccttgcccttcggggaaaaccaaaacgaaaaagaaagatgagttgcttcaatgcgcctttttaatccctcttcttctatcgtgtgggttgtaaggtgaattaccagcctcatcaaccctggtgtcaggattattgatTTAATCCCCCAGtaggtaaaattaaaaaaataataatgtgggtAGGAGAACATTGCAGCTAGCAACACGgtcaataagtaagtataatcatTTTTCTTGAACTTGACGAAAGTTGCGGacgtttttcaattattttgttttaaagtaAAAGTTGTATTAATTTACGAAGTTCTTTTCCTGAAGGCAAGTgagtacgtacctacctaattggAATTCTTTATGTAACTGTCCGTTTTCGGCTCGGGACCGACATGATTTGGAAGCTTTCCGATTACATTCaataatatagggtgttagtgacatcgtaatgagtactgagagggatgattcagcacaGTGTTccgagttaataacaagtgatttttttttcgcaaaagtataatacttaattgattgatagatagatagatagaatctttatttaggtttaagacgttacataaacttcttaatataaaatttttaacatatatgaaatgtaagacttaaaactaaaaaaggtACTACTAGCTCGGctgtcgtatcgacccacatgagggacaatacgacgccgattttcagccagacccataattggaaataataaaaaaaaaactaaaatgtaaaactctgaatcatggtctgaatcaccccctcagaacggcctccgtggtccagtggttgagcgttgtgctcacgatccggaggtcccgggttcgaatcccggtggggaaaaatcacaaaaatcactttgtgatccctagtttggttagaacattacaggctgatcacctgattgtccaaaactaagatgatccgtgcttcggaaggcacgtttagccgttggtctcggttactacttactgatgtagttaCTACTTATTGTTGTGTATCGATAGTAATCATTAGTCCTTGCAATAGTCGATAGCCTAACtgtactatcatcatcatcgtcatcatcaactGTAGTATATTtacatgtatttattgtatgtgaGGGTACTTCACTAACTATGAATAGTTCGGCAACAGTAAGGTCACGAGTacctactaatatgtatacttacactttgaaatcatgtcacatcaacggcctctgtggtccagtgatccggaggtcccgggttcaaatcccggtgcggacacatcacgaaaatcactttgtgatccctagtttgtttatagaacattacaagctgatcacctgattgtcccaaagaaagatgatccgtgtttcggaaggcacgttaagccgttggtcccggctgcattagcagtcattaataaccatcaatccgcactgggcccgcgtggtggtttaaggcccgatctccctatccatccatagggaaggcccgtgccccagcagtggggacgttattgggctggtgatgatgatgatgggcaatTTTTGTCACTTCAAGTCATGTTTCGTATTATTAGCTTATAGAATGGcaataaaaagtacctatagaaTTAAACACGCTAAGTTTCATTCAAAAATGTTTgcattcaaaaattctttacaCAGTTCTTTACAAGTAGATACTCCGTTATATccctattattaattattattattaataaccctcaatgtcccactgcagggcaaaggcctctcttcccttcttccactcctccctgtccacagcttgctcgcgccaccgtttcgagaagcggtctaactcgtcgcgccatctttttctttatatccttacttcggtaaaatcaagaaaatgtagttaGATTTTAAAAAAGCATAGTCATCACCAGCAGCCATTTTTAACCGAAATAAATCGTTGTTTTCGTTTTTAAAcgatttttttcgttttaaacggaTTGGTTTAAATGGTTTTTGTTAGGAATATGAGGGTATATGCATATACCTGTGACCTTTATCAAATAAAGGCAGTGCGCTACGGATTACCGGCGGTTTCACTCGTCTCCCCCGTACTCATATCTACCAGTTTTAAAACGGCTTTCATCCATAAGTAGTTGAGGCTCATATCCTCACAATGTCAAATAATtgtagtgtgacagggttctaaagtgggtacatgatattgactGTACATTTTAGTAGGTACAACACAGCcccacaaattcaaattcaaaaatatctttattcaataggtaacatacttacttacactttgaattgtcaatttttacataacgaccgtctcatccgcctaaaactactgcagcttctcacaacctgtatagccagggaaaagaagctgcaagaaaaattcttaaaaaaaaaataaacataaatattgttatacaattcagtaagtaatttagttctcagacagttaatcctatgcattcatatcttctaagtaatcactaaccttatatacttataatacaagtattatatttttttattgaaacttattattggactttttataaaactacctgttataaaaaaatatagttttcttGCATGTAAATAGCTTTATAAATTAATCTCCCCGCGGCCTGTGTGTTACGACATCCATTAAGTTCTATTGTTAGAGtttgtagatgttcaaagtagATTACTTTACTATCTTTTGACTATTTACATTGACCCGACACAAGTCACTTGAAAGAAATTGCTTATTAGTAATTAACCAGTTTCTTGCTATTGCTGCTCCGTAGGCTGCTCCTTTTATTAAATATCCTATATGCagttgttttgttatgtttacaatatatttttttaattttatattcaaaaGTATTGTTAATTTTCAGCCTAAAAATGCCAAACTGGACTTTAGTTGGTGCTATACTATTGCCCAATGCTGGGGGTTGGGCTAGCACTGTGGCTATGATGAGGAGGGCCTGGTACCAGGACGTTAAGAAACCAGACTGGAAACCACCGAGATGGGTTTTTCGGCCCGCTTGGACTATTATTTACACCAGTATGGGCTATGCTTCATACATGGTTTATAAGGATTGTGGAGGATTTACgagtaattattttatgttaattaatagTTTCAAGTATCTATAAAATAGTTTCCAGATTGGGTATAGTTTATTCCAATTACCCCAgtttttttattgcacataagtacaaaattttatttccccatttgccTCGAGATTCTGGTACATCTATAAAAGGAAATTAACTATTACCATTGAGGGTAgtatgttataaaaaatgttttgtttttatatgttttatattggtacgattgattgattgattgtttgttttctttttcagaaaAAGCAGCTTTGCCTTTGGCTTTGTACGGAGGACAATTAGCCTTAAATTGGGGTTGGACCCCAATGTTTTTTGGAATGCGCATGATCGGAGGGGTAAGTGAAAAGTATAAGTGACAGTGACCGACCTTTACCAGCTGTGGAATCAGTAGGCTTAAGTGAGGATGGTGGGTTGTAAGCAGGGCTgccagatgttttttttttgcctagTCGGGATTTTGGAACATTTTGAGTGAAAAAAGCGGGATTCTTTCGTCGAAAGTgggaaatagtaaaaaaaacgtatatgattaaaagtttttgaatatttatctaattaaggcttttagtttatactatCTGCTTGACCAATCCTTTGCCCGAGGGATAGGTACATGAAAGtgcctatgaggctggcatgatcactcagggtgttcaaagccttgttacaaaaaaaaaaaagaagaagtataatcatcatcatcagcccattaacgtccccacttctggggcacgggccttccctatggatggatagggagatcgggccttaaaccatcacgcgggcccagtgcggattgatggttattaacaactgctaatgcagccgggaccaacggcttaacgtgccttccgaatcacggaggagctcgagatgaaaacctttttttttgtggtcacccatcctatgaccggcctttgcgaaagttgctttacttcaataatcgcagaccgagcgcgttaaccgctgcgccaccgagctcctcaaataattaataattgacttaattaataattgacttaattaataattgtttgTTACAGGCCCTAGCCCACATACTCGTACTAGATGTAGCGGCTACAGCATGCACCATAAGTTTCGCTAGGATCAACAAGAAGACATTATACTGTATGGTGCCATACTTGTGTTGGCTTAGCTTCGCCAGTTACCTAACTTACACCATTTGGAAGCTAAATAAACCTGGAAAAGATGTAACTGGTAGTGACAATGAGTAAAGTACCtaaattttttataattaattattttactttgatcttttattaatcttattaatgttttattaattatgacaataatcgcttaaatttaaaacttttgtatattttttttcgtattttgtCACCACTTGCAATCAGACCGAAGACCATAAGCAGGTCTGttccttatttacatcagtCGGTTTGTAATATAAAAGCAAAATACCACTCActggcctttggcagctcaatagtaaccctgacaccggggttgacgaggttggtacagtcatgagcaatatacccactttaggactctgtcgcactaacatatttgacatttagtgagacttacagttcaatttctcataaaagttaatgtgacatggtaccaaagtgtataaatattaatgctcgtaaccgtactcCATCTGACAATTGGGCACAatacctggaaaccacgtgatatcatttatctgtgttccaaacatgaattcaaactcgaaaagtcgaattcagtggtttacaacCCGAGCCAGTATTCGGACCAGTGACACTAAGATTTTTATGATATCGCGGATTTTTTTGCTAAACTGGGgaaccatattattattttagttttatataaaatctaacgaacacaacacaacacagtgctgattcctgtaaacactgATTCCtgtaaaaggaaagggacgggtaatcgacaggcatacaatttaatcacacgtcaattttaggcacgaatctaaaacaaccgcctAAAAATTTCACGTTGATCAATAACCCGACctaattaagttaacagcacacatCAAAGGGTTTGCATACCAATAAGATGCCTCTTTGATTCgttcggattattcattcatccactcattaattttaaaattaacagctgtcaatcatccgttcctttccttttcggcggataagaaaatgacgggtataacttaaaatgaaattagcgaggtgtctgcaggaatcggggcctactAGGCtaagtaaaaacatatttttgcatgtttatatttaattttatatttacaaaagaaaatatacaaaattgCGTATTATTTCATTCGTTTCAATTTATTTAGTTCTCCCTGTTGGATAGACGCGTCTTTGTAGATTTGTTTCACCTTCTCCTTACGTATATTgtcactgaaaaaaaaaatagtcggtAATTAAACATaatcataaattcaaattcaaaaatatctttattcagtaggtaacatagttacactttgaatcgtcaatttttacataacgaacgtctcatccgcctaaaactactgcagcttcccacaacctgtatagccggggaaaagaagctgcaagaaaaacctcggcacagggccctagacgttctttaaaaaaaataaaaataaacataaaatattgatatacaattgagtaatttagctgcctaatatcagttctcagacagttaatcccatgcattcatatcttttaaataatcactaactttataataaccttttttgtaaagtttttgtttaactactgtcttaaagcagttgaaaggcaaattctgaatgtcaatgggaatcttattgtaaaaacgtatacattgccccttaaaagatttagtaatcttatgtaatcgactgacttgtaaagcaagtaaTCATAAGTGCCGAGCGGgcacgagtatatcccaattggggcagtcaaaggtacatccacacatcaccgagctttctattagaccaacgtgataggtggtgagccgtatcgccgtctattaatggtcgaggcaaatgtgttagtgaaaactgcacttaaggtaaattaacaactcattggtgcaaggctctccgtttgagaagcaagccggtgtaccacagaaccaGTTAACCAAACCAGTTTGGACTGGATTTTAGGGACTGTTTTATGACTgctgaccacgccggcggggtcggtatcggggccctgaagtgttaaattttatcgacagagacgtaaggcgctagttattcaaatttagaagttattggcaTTAGACGGTCTCTcagcccagacggtcttccccacattgacgaTATATCAAATGCATGTTAAACACAATTTGTCTCACCTATGAATCTTCTGGCGGATCTTAACAGAGGCGATGTAAGCCTTATCTCTTCTGATCTCTCTGAGGGCTCCCTTCATCTCCTTCTTGACCTTTGTCTCTAACCGTCTCCTCTCTGCCATCTCCCGAGGA from Pectinophora gossypiella chromosome 22, ilPecGoss1.1, whole genome shotgun sequence carries:
- the LOC126377234 gene encoding translocator protein-like codes for the protein MPNWTLVGAILLPNAGGWASTVAMMRRAWYQDVKKPDWKPPRWVFRPAWTIIYTSMGYASYMVYKDCGGFTKKAALPLALYGGQLALNWGWTPMFFGMRMIGGALAHILVLDVAATACTISFARINKKTLYCMVPYLCWLSFASYLTYTIWKLNKPGKDVTGSDNE